The following are from one region of the Denitrobacterium detoxificans genome:
- the queC gene encoding 7-cyano-7-deazaguanine synthase QueC, whose translation MSPAAKRALVLSSGGVDSTTCLGLAVEKLGAENVASVSFFYGQRHDRELRAADAVAKHYGVRHYTLDLAGIMQYSDSAMLANSSQQVPHGTYAKQIDENGRPNTYVPFRNGLMLSAAGALAMSLFPDEACDIYLGAHADDAAGDAYPDCSPAFTQAMDEALSVGTYGNVHLVAPFVNCTKAQVVERGLSLDVPYELTWSCYEGGEAPCGTCATCLDRIAAFRANGTEDPVPYAE comes from the coding sequence ATGAGTCCTGCGGCGAAGCGGGCGCTCGTTCTTTCTAGCGGCGGGGTAGATTCCACTACGTGCCTGGGCCTGGCGGTAGAAAAGCTGGGTGCTGAAAACGTGGCGAGCGTCTCGTTCTTCTATGGGCAGCGCCACGATCGCGAGCTGCGTGCAGCCGATGCTGTAGCCAAACACTATGGCGTGCGCCATTACACGCTCGATCTGGCGGGTATCATGCAGTATTCCGACAGTGCCATGCTGGCTAATAGCTCGCAGCAAGTGCCGCATGGCACGTATGCGAAGCAGATTGACGAGAATGGTCGCCCGAACACCTACGTCCCCTTCCGCAATGGCCTTATGCTTTCTGCGGCGGGTGCTCTAGCCATGTCTTTGTTCCCGGATGAGGCGTGCGATATATACCTAGGCGCTCACGCAGATGATGCGGCGGGGGATGCCTACCCCGATTGTTCGCCCGCGTTTACCCAGGCTATGGACGAGGCGCTCAGTGTGGGTACCTATGGTAACGTGCATTTGGTTGCGCCGTTCGTTAATTGCACGAAAGCCCAGGTGGTCGAGCGTGGTCTGTCGCTCGACGTGCCGTATGAGCTTACTTGGTCATGCTATGAAGGTGGGGAGGCCCCCTGCGGTACGTGTGCCACGTGTCTCGATCGCATTGCCGCTTTTCGTGCTAACGGGACCGAGGATCCCGTTCCTTACGCAGAATAA
- a CDS encoding queuosine precursor transporter, with translation MKKTNKNLMLCGMVFAVSLVVSNVVTAKTIQTGIPLFGSTITLPGAALCYAITFLMTDVIGEIWGRKAAQTVVNWGFVCQLLATGLILLTQYLPAANAEMQVSYDMLLGQNVIFVIGSMTAYFLSQSWDVWVFHKIRDNVLARTSNEKLRFMWNNASTMTSQIIDTVVFVGIAFGIGFGWLFDPAMLPALGAMMVGQYLIKLLLAACDTPFFYLLTRRMPTSGAMQQAEA, from the coding sequence GTGAAGAAGACGAACAAGAACCTTATGCTTTGCGGCATGGTGTTCGCGGTGTCGCTCGTGGTGAGCAACGTCGTGACCGCAAAGACCATTCAAACGGGGATTCCCCTGTTCGGTAGCACTATTACGCTACCGGGCGCAGCGCTCTGCTACGCCATTACTTTTCTCATGACCGACGTTATCGGCGAAATCTGGGGCCGCAAGGCCGCTCAGACGGTCGTAAACTGGGGTTTCGTGTGTCAGCTTTTGGCAACGGGCCTTATTCTGCTTACCCAGTATCTGCCTGCGGCAAATGCTGAGATGCAGGTATCCTACGACATGCTCCTCGGCCAGAACGTTATCTTCGTTATCGGTAGCATGACGGCGTACTTCCTATCCCAATCCTGGGACGTGTGGGTCTTCCACAAGATCCGCGACAATGTGCTCGCGCGCACGAGCAACGAAAAGCTTCGCTTCATGTGGAATAACGCCTCTACTATGACGTCGCAGATCATCGACACGGTTGTCTTTGTGGGCATCGCTTTCGGCATCGGCTTCGGTTGGCTCTTCGACCCCGCCATGCTCCCCGCTCTGGGCGCCATGATGGTGGGCCAGTACCTTATCAAGCTGCTCCTTGCAGCCTGCGATACGCCTTTCTTCTACCTTCTTACGCGTCGCATGCCCACTTCCGGCGCCATGCAGCAAGCAGAGGCGTAG
- a CDS encoding citrate/2-methylcitrate synthase, with amino-acid sequence MGEDQKLELYRHFTDINSIDPSWYTRYDVKRGLRNANGSGVVAGITNISNVHGYVMSDGDKIADDGRLTFRGYNIYDLIGDAGSERRYNYEEVAYLLLMGKLPTQERLDQFIAALDANRDLPNGFTASIIMKDTPLDVMNVLQRCILLLYAYDEHAEDRSYEHEIATAISLISKLPRVAVLSYYALRARYHHESMIMHRFIPGQSTAETFLSMLRPNREFTPQEARMLDIMLCLHAEHGGGNNSTFTSRLLSSADTDPYSAYSAAVGSLKGHKHGGANHKVRAMQAEIKQNVSNWENDDEVADYLAKIVNKQAYDHSGLVYGMGHAVYTKSDPRAVVLKKYASELAAGTEFEAEFKLLEAIERLSPEVILREKGTRKDMCANVDMYSGFVYSMLGIPEDLFTPLFACARMAGWSAHRFEEIVSGKRIIRPAYKSTQKTEAPYVPIQER; translated from the coding sequence ATGGGCGAAGATCAGAAGCTGGAACTATACCGCCACTTCACGGACATTAATTCCATTGACCCGTCGTGGTACACCAGGTACGACGTAAAGCGTGGCCTGCGAAATGCCAACGGCTCGGGCGTTGTGGCTGGCATTACCAACATCTCGAACGTACATGGCTACGTTATGAGCGATGGCGACAAGATCGCCGACGATGGCCGCCTTACCTTCCGTGGCTACAATATCTACGACCTTATTGGCGATGCGGGCAGCGAACGTCGCTACAACTACGAGGAAGTGGCGTATCTGCTGCTTATGGGCAAGCTTCCCACGCAGGAGCGCCTCGACCAGTTCATTGCCGCGCTCGATGCGAACCGCGACCTGCCCAATGGCTTTACGGCTTCAATCATCATGAAGGACACGCCGCTCGACGTCATGAACGTCCTGCAGCGCTGCATTCTGCTGCTGTATGCGTATGACGAGCATGCGGAAGATCGCAGCTACGAGCACGAGATCGCCACGGCCATCTCGCTTATTTCGAAGCTTCCGCGCGTCGCCGTGCTTTCTTACTATGCGCTCCGCGCGCGCTATCATCACGAGTCGATGATTATGCATCGTTTTATCCCTGGTCAGAGCACTGCTGAAACGTTCCTTTCCATGCTGCGCCCCAATCGCGAATTCACGCCCCAGGAAGCGCGCATGCTCGACATCATGCTCTGCCTGCATGCGGAACATGGCGGCGGCAACAACTCCACGTTTACGTCGCGCCTGCTTTCCAGCGCCGATACCGACCCGTATTCTGCGTATTCGGCGGCTGTGGGCTCGCTGAAGGGCCACAAGCATGGTGGTGCGAACCACAAGGTGCGCGCTATGCAGGCCGAAATCAAGCAGAACGTTTCGAACTGGGAAAATGACGACGAAGTTGCCGATTATCTGGCAAAGATCGTCAACAAGCAGGCGTATGACCACAGTGGCCTGGTGTACGGCATGGGTCATGCGGTATACACCAAGAGCGACCCGCGCGCCGTGGTACTGAAGAAATATGCTTCCGAGCTGGCTGCCGGCACCGAATTCGAGGCTGAGTTCAAGTTACTCGAAGCCATCGAGCGCCTGTCTCCCGAGGTCATTCTTCGCGAGAAGGGTACGCGCAAGGATATGTGCGCGAACGTCGATATGTATTCTGGCTTCGTGTATAGCATGCTTGGCATTCCGGAGGACCTGTTCACGCCGCTGTTTGCCTGCGCACGTATGGCGGGCTGGAGCGCTCATCGCTTCGAAGAGATCGTAAGCGGCAAGCGCATCATTCGTCCTGCTTACAAGAGTACGCAGAAGACCGAAGCGCCCTACGTGCCCATTCAGGAGCGCTAG
- a CDS encoding magnesium transporter → MLYLSQMLGRPVFDEDGERIGSISDLAIQTGEVFPRVTSLAFKGPGNVPFMISWRKYVDRYDGDAVRLAVPSTGIRFSYLQPQEVLLARDLMDRQIVDTHGMKVVRVNDLKLSESGTQLRLLGAEVGIRGILRGLAPWIERAAAGCAKLVGKRIDEHIIAWNYMDLLDRDLSKVQLSVTHTRLNELHPADVADILEQLDPAQRAAVFEHLDDERASDAISEMEDEYQADTLDDLDDARASKLLGSMEPDDAADIVRDLPYEKAERLLRLMGMEDAADIRNLLGYRDETAGGMMTTQVVAMQAGDTVADAIEALRHLPEDFPSIHYLYVNDEYGKLAGVLSVRSLVLAQPETKLADIMFSDDLITVLPDESEDEVAESISKYNLWAIPVVDERGEMLGIVTFDDAIDVIEDDVEETKSDNFTRGALLSIIGIVALIAYTLVVLHIAGYAG, encoded by the coding sequence GTGCTCTATCTTTCTCAGATGCTGGGTCGCCCTGTCTTCGATGAAGATGGCGAGCGTATCGGATCTATCTCCGATCTGGCAATCCAAACGGGCGAGGTATTTCCTCGCGTCACGAGTCTGGCTTTCAAGGGGCCAGGTAACGTGCCATTCATGATTAGTTGGCGCAAGTACGTCGATCGCTACGATGGCGACGCTGTGCGCCTTGCCGTGCCTTCTACGGGCATTCGCTTTAGCTATCTGCAGCCTCAGGAAGTGCTCTTAGCGCGCGACCTCATGGACCGTCAAATCGTCGACACGCATGGCATGAAAGTCGTGCGCGTAAACGATCTCAAGCTGTCGGAAAGCGGTACTCAGCTTCGTCTCCTGGGTGCTGAAGTTGGCATTCGTGGCATTCTTCGCGGCTTGGCCCCCTGGATCGAACGCGCGGCCGCTGGGTGCGCGAAGCTCGTGGGTAAGCGTATCGACGAGCACATCATTGCCTGGAATTACATGGACCTGCTCGATCGTGACCTTTCGAAGGTGCAGCTCTCCGTTACGCACACGCGTTTGAACGAGCTGCATCCCGCCGATGTGGCCGACATTCTAGAACAGCTCGATCCTGCTCAGCGCGCTGCGGTGTTCGAGCATCTCGACGACGAGCGTGCTAGCGATGCCATTTCGGAAATGGAAGACGAGTATCAGGCCGACACCCTCGACGACCTCGATGACGCCCGTGCAAGTAAGCTGCTGGGCAGCATGGAGCCCGACGACGCCGCCGATATCGTGCGCGATTTGCCTTACGAAAAGGCCGAGCGCTTGCTGCGACTCATGGGTATGGAGGACGCCGCCGATATTCGCAACCTGCTGGGCTATCGCGATGAAACCGCAGGTGGCATGATGACTACGCAGGTGGTTGCCATGCAGGCTGGCGACACGGTGGCCGATGCGATCGAAGCCCTGCGCCATCTGCCCGAGGATTTTCCCAGCATTCACTATCTGTACGTGAACGACGAGTACGGCAAGCTTGCAGGTGTGCTTTCAGTGCGTAGCCTGGTGCTTGCCCAGCCCGAAACGAAGCTCGCTGACATCATGTTCAGCGACGACCTCATTACTGTTTTACCTGATGAATCGGAAGACGAGGTTGCCGAGAGCATTTCGAAGTACAACTTGTGGGCTATTCCTGTGGTCGACGAGCGCGGCGAAATGCTGGGCATCGTTACCTTCGACGACGCCATCGACGTCATCGAGGACGATGTCGAGGAAACCAAGAGCGACAATTTCACCCGCGGTGCGCTTCTTTCCATCATCGGAATCGTTGCGCTTATTGCATACACCCTGGTGGTGCTGCATATCGCGGGATATGCGGGGTAG
- a CDS encoding NRAMP family divalent metal transporter produces the protein MSASKTTEEVLAERAERGEEILRDANAPASPIKKKSRLAVVLAAMGPGIITAMAGNDAGGIATYSTVGAEFGFACLWIIPVMCVLLVVVQLTAGRMGAVTGKGFAALVRERFGIRPTALAMLALLIGNVCTTFSQFAGIAAGCGMFGIPTWVSVVVSALAVWLLVSGGNYQRVERIFLIISFVFVTYIIAAFMANPDWPSAFLSTVQPQIVQSQNFISLVISTIGTTIAPWMMFYAQSNIVEKGTGTEEDEMLAIRADAVSGSVAACIVAWFIIVTTGAVLFPAGVHVDSAADAASALVPFAGQYAQILFAVGLVGASFLAACVLPLTSAFVVCEAFGWEAGVEFSFKEAPIFKGLITGIIVFSAAIVLIPDLDLMGVMIMAQFINGVILPILLAFMAIIAADKYVMGKYAVGPVMRVLLWLLVAIVVVLTVILLVMQALGLA, from the coding sequence ATGAGTGCAAGCAAGACTACGGAAGAAGTACTGGCCGAACGCGCTGAGCGCGGCGAGGAAATCTTGCGCGATGCAAATGCGCCTGCTTCTCCCATAAAGAAGAAAAGCCGTCTGGCGGTTGTTCTGGCCGCCATGGGCCCGGGCATCATTACGGCTATGGCCGGCAACGATGCAGGTGGCATTGCCACGTATAGCACGGTGGGCGCCGAATTCGGCTTCGCTTGCCTGTGGATCATCCCCGTCATGTGCGTGCTGTTGGTGGTCGTGCAGCTCACGGCCGGTCGCATGGGCGCTGTAACAGGCAAGGGGTTCGCGGCCCTCGTGCGCGAGCGCTTTGGCATTCGTCCCACGGCCTTGGCCATGCTGGCCCTGCTCATCGGCAACGTGTGCACCACGTTTTCCCAGTTCGCGGGTATTGCTGCCGGCTGCGGCATGTTCGGCATCCCCACGTGGGTGTCGGTTGTCGTTTCCGCGTTGGCGGTATGGCTGCTGGTAAGCGGTGGTAACTATCAGCGTGTCGAGCGCATCTTCCTCATTATTTCCTTCGTGTTCGTCACGTACATCATTGCCGCGTTCATGGCGAACCCCGATTGGCCCAGCGCATTCCTCTCTACCGTGCAGCCGCAGATCGTCCAGTCGCAGAACTTCATTAGCCTGGTCATCTCTACAATCGGTACTACCATTGCTCCGTGGATGATGTTCTACGCGCAGAGCAATATCGTGGAAAAGGGCACGGGCACGGAAGAAGACGAAATGCTCGCCATCAGGGCCGATGCCGTTAGTGGATCGGTGGCGGCATGTATTGTGGCCTGGTTCATCATCGTAACTACGGGTGCGGTGCTGTTCCCGGCGGGCGTGCACGTGGATAGCGCTGCCGATGCGGCAAGCGCCCTGGTCCCCTTCGCCGGCCAGTACGCTCAGATTCTCTTTGCCGTGGGTTTGGTGGGTGCGAGCTTCCTGGCGGCTTGCGTGCTGCCCCTCACCAGCGCGTTTGTCGTGTGCGAGGCATTTGGTTGGGAAGCGGGCGTGGAATTCAGCTTCAAGGAGGCACCCATCTTCAAGGGCCTCATCACGGGCATCATTGTGTTCTCTGCGGCCATCGTGCTTATTCCCGACCTGGATCTAATGGGCGTCATGATCATGGCTCAGTTCATCAATGGCGTCATCCTGCCCATTCTGCTGGCGTTTATGGCCATCATCGCCGCCGATAAGTATGTGATGGGCAAATATGCCGTAGGTCCCGTTATGCGGGTGCTCTTGTGGCTCCTGGTGGCCATCGTTGTGGTGCTTACCGTAATTCTGCTGGTCATGCAGGCGCTTGGCTTAGCGTAG
- the queF gene encoding preQ(1) synthase, giving the protein MREKEIEGITLLGNQGTKYATDYDPSVLETFENKHPDRDYMVTFRCPEFTTLCPITGQPDFATLYINYVPNVRMVESKALKLYLFSFRNHGDFHEDVCNIIVNDLVKLMEPKYIEVRGMFYPRGGISIYPFANWAHPDFGYQEIARERMFAQLSDLDKGDGAR; this is encoded by the coding sequence ATGCGCGAAAAGGAAATTGAGGGCATCACGCTGCTGGGTAACCAGGGCACGAAGTACGCCACCGATTACGACCCTTCGGTATTGGAGACGTTTGAAAACAAGCATCCCGATCGTGACTACATGGTCACGTTCCGCTGCCCGGAATTCACCACGTTGTGCCCCATTACGGGTCAGCCGGATTTCGCCACGCTTTACATTAACTATGTTCCCAACGTGCGCATGGTCGAGAGCAAGGCGCTGAAGCTGTACCTGTTCAGCTTCCGCAACCATGGCGATTTTCATGAGGATGTGTGCAACATTATCGTGAACGACCTGGTAAAGCTCATGGAGCCGAAGTACATCGAGGTGCGTGGCATGTTCTATCCGCGTGGAGGCATTTCCATTTACCCGTTTGCGAACTGGGCTCATCCCGATTTCGGCTATCAGGAAATCGCGCGTGAGCGCATGTTTGCGCAGCTGTCCGACCTGGACAAGGGCGATGGTGCCCGATGA
- a CDS encoding ATP-binding protein — protein sequence MTTTHAEDLLYSLVGYPSNTEWLAFVGSEIDVQQIGKDVCAVANSAAFHGRGNGYCVWGVSPNSHKFVGTTFSPTETKSPSGQRIVPWLKANLSEGTRFSFDVLDAWGKRFVVLKVNAAAGHPVRFNGKPYLRHGNKTKKLQVGSPREVELWHRVQGPNRELSVAMEGVSPSQLHELLNLEAYRALMRSGRTNGGLAYVGNLTGEDALLADLEEREIIRAQEGGSYAITVMGALLLATKLSAFDELARRMIRIVRFAGRGAYEIADQEVFDEGYATALPKAEAYIASNTPTGDLAEGGVYLRVGHAYPRRAVRELLVNSVLHQDIQAFTPGPLVSIYDNRIEFSNPGSSLVPPNQMLNARPKTRNVALSTQLRDMGICEEWGVGWDMVVQACEEAHMLPPKTVSTEEGGTVVTLRRCGGYEAMTRSDRESAVYWHACLRYAQGESFSNTTLRERFGLPNEQKNVLAMSRLIRDCQTVGLIKVENEKSGAKFRRYVPAWA from the coding sequence GTGACGACGACTCATGCAGAGGACCTTCTGTATTCGCTTGTGGGGTATCCCAGCAATACGGAATGGCTGGCCTTCGTTGGCTCGGAAATCGACGTTCAGCAGATCGGGAAAGACGTGTGTGCTGTCGCCAATTCCGCGGCCTTTCATGGCCGGGGCAATGGCTATTGCGTCTGGGGCGTTAGTCCGAATTCGCATAAGTTCGTGGGCACAACGTTCAGCCCTACGGAAACCAAGTCTCCATCTGGGCAAAGGATCGTTCCCTGGCTCAAGGCGAACCTTTCGGAAGGCACCCGCTTCTCGTTCGATGTGCTCGATGCGTGGGGTAAGCGATTCGTTGTGCTCAAGGTCAACGCTGCCGCAGGTCATCCCGTACGTTTCAATGGGAAACCCTATCTGCGCCATGGCAACAAGACGAAGAAGCTGCAGGTGGGAAGCCCGCGCGAGGTAGAGCTATGGCATCGCGTTCAAGGGCCGAATCGTGAGCTCTCCGTTGCCATGGAAGGTGTATCGCCTAGTCAATTGCATGAATTGCTGAATCTCGAGGCCTATCGAGCGCTCATGCGCAGCGGGCGCACCAATGGCGGGCTCGCGTATGTGGGGAACCTCACCGGTGAAGATGCCTTGCTGGCCGACCTGGAAGAACGCGAGATCATCCGCGCTCAGGAAGGCGGGTCGTATGCCATTACCGTAATGGGTGCCCTCTTGCTTGCCACGAAGCTCAGCGCCTTTGATGAGCTGGCCCGACGCATGATTCGCATCGTGCGTTTCGCCGGGCGGGGCGCATATGAAATCGCAGATCAGGAAGTATTCGACGAGGGCTATGCCACGGCGTTGCCCAAGGCCGAAGCGTACATTGCCAGCAATACGCCCACGGGCGATCTGGCTGAAGGCGGCGTTTACCTGCGCGTGGGACATGCATATCCTCGACGCGCGGTTCGCGAGCTGCTGGTCAATTCGGTGTTGCACCAGGACATTCAGGCGTTTACGCCAGGTCCGCTGGTGAGCATCTACGACAATCGCATCGAATTCAGCAATCCGGGCAGCAGCCTCGTTCCTCCTAATCAGATGCTTAACGCCCGTCCGAAAACGCGTAACGTAGCCCTCTCGACGCAGCTTCGTGACATGGGTATTTGCGAGGAGTGGGGTGTTGGCTGGGATATGGTGGTCCAAGCGTGCGAAGAGGCGCATATGCTGCCACCGAAGACGGTGAGCACCGAAGAGGGCGGTACCGTGGTCACGCTTCGCCGTTGTGGTGGATATGAAGCAATGACCAGGTCAGATAGGGAATCTGCCGTGTATTGGCATGCGTGTTTGCGTTACGCTCAGGGCGAATCGTTCAGCAACACCACGCTCCGTGAGCGCTTTGGCCTGCCCAACGAGCAGAAAAACGTGCTTGCCATGTCTCGTCTCATTCGCGACTGCCAAACCGTGGGTCTCATCAAGGTCGAGAACGAAAAATCGGGCGCTAAATTCCGTCGTTACGTGCCGGCCTGGGCATAG